The following proteins are encoded in a genomic region of Candidatus Beckwithbacteria bacterium:
- the secG gene encoding preprotein translocase subunit SecG — translation MNYPILIAQVLISIALTGVILLQAKGGGLGSAFGGGSFKTSRHGFDKVLFNTTIILAIIFVITSVANFIWG, via the coding sequence ATGAATTATCCAATTCTTATTGCTCAAGTTTTAATTAGCATTGCGTTGACAGGAGTTATTTTACTACAAGCTAAAGGAGGCGGTTTGGGTAGTGCTTTTGGAGGTGGTAGTTTTAAAACTTCGCGTCACGGTTTTGATAAAGTTTTATTTAATACTACTATTATCCTAGCTATAATTTTTGTTATTACTTCTGTTGCAAATTTTATTTGGGGTTAG